The proteins below are encoded in one region of Legionella antarctica:
- a CDS encoding murein hydrolase activator EnvC family protein produces the protein MMFYFCLEAKATSPMIQTQSKLKQLDTKIHNLRQTLNSAHDKRGVLNKELSETEKQIGECVQKLRLIQHDMSSKERKITELQASVITLNQQLVTQQQLLASHVRARYQMGEYQPLKWLLNQDNPYKVSRILTYYQYLIKSRQQLIDQIDETRKKINENKDKLHNELAKNQHLQEQLTQHQQQLQQSKSYHTTLIDSLNHEIQTNQLTLRDFQKDKDNLSRLLKSLTQQSVVQSSKPFAQMRKKLPLPIQTEHRSLQKMNQGVTFFADEGTVVTAVYPGKVVFSDWLKGYGLLLIIDHGQGFMTLYAHNQSLFKRKGQMVHQREQIASVGHSGGIKQNGLYFEIRLRGKAVSPLGWLS, from the coding sequence ATGATGTTTTATTTTTGTCTTGAGGCAAAAGCAACATCCCCCATGATTCAGACTCAGAGCAAACTTAAACAGTTAGATACTAAAATTCATAATCTTCGACAAACTTTGAACTCTGCTCATGATAAACGTGGCGTATTAAACAAAGAATTATCCGAAACAGAGAAGCAAATTGGAGAATGTGTACAGAAACTTCGCTTAATCCAGCATGATATGAGTTCTAAAGAGCGTAAAATTACCGAATTGCAAGCTTCAGTTATTACTTTGAATCAGCAGTTAGTGACACAGCAACAGTTATTGGCTAGCCATGTACGAGCACGTTACCAAATGGGTGAGTATCAACCGCTTAAATGGCTATTGAATCAGGATAATCCCTACAAAGTCAGCCGGATTTTGACCTATTATCAATATCTGATTAAATCCCGTCAGCAATTAATCGATCAAATTGATGAAACACGTAAAAAAATCAATGAAAATAAAGATAAGCTCCATAACGAATTAGCTAAAAATCAACACTTACAAGAACAACTGACACAGCATCAACAACAACTGCAGCAAAGTAAAAGCTATCATACTACTTTAATTGATTCCCTAAATCATGAGATTCAAACAAATCAACTCACCTTAAGAGACTTTCAAAAAGATAAAGACAATTTATCGCGCTTATTAAAGTCATTAACACAACAAAGTGTTGTCCAAAGCAGCAAACCCTTTGCCCAAATGCGCAAAAAATTGCCGTTACCAATACAAACTGAACACAGATCCCTGCAGAAGATGAATCAAGGGGTGACATTTTTTGCCGATGAAGGAACGGTAGTTACTGCCGTCTATCCTGGTAAAGTGGTGTTTAGTGACTGGTTAAAAGGTTATGGTTTACTGCTTATCATTGACCATGGGCAGGGATTTATGACGTTATACGCTCACAATCAATCACTCTTTAAACGTAAAGGACAAATGGTTCACCAAAGAGAGCAAATCGCCAGTGTAGGTCATAGCGGTGGAATTAAACAAAACGGTCTATACTTTGAAATAAGACTTAGAGGAAAAGC